The Candidatus Hydrogenedentota bacterium genome window below encodes:
- a CDS encoding site-2 protease family protein: MGSHGVNLGEVAIQYVCLLFSLSVHEAAHAFMADRRGDPSARFLGRATLNPLAHIDPIGTVIMPLLMMVTGVPFLFGWAKPVPYNPRNLRNMRKDPALIALAGPAANFTMMVVFAVIMRVVVIGMDIPPTHEALQNPVFLLVFSMAMINMALMAFNLIPVPPLDGGGIIAPFLSSNGQRILESIGPFGIIIAIIAANHLLPGPMHAMSNAILMFAFWGQV; encoded by the coding sequence GTGGGTTCTCACGGCGTAAACCTAGGCGAAGTGGCCATCCAGTATGTCTGCCTGTTGTTTTCGTTGAGCGTGCACGAAGCGGCGCATGCCTTCATGGCGGACCGGCGCGGCGATCCGTCCGCGCGGTTTCTGGGCCGCGCCACGCTCAATCCGCTCGCCCATATTGACCCGATCGGCACGGTCATCATGCCGCTGCTGATGATGGTGACGGGCGTGCCGTTTTTGTTCGGCTGGGCGAAACCGGTGCCGTACAACCCGCGCAACCTGCGCAATATGCGGAAGGATCCGGCCCTGATTGCATTGGCGGGACCGGCGGCCAATTTCACCATGATGGTTGTGTTTGCGGTCATCATGCGCGTGGTGGTAATCGGCATGGACATTCCGCCGACGCACGAGGCGCTGCAAAATCCGGTTTTCTTGCTCGTGTTTTCGATGGCCATGATCAACATGGCGTTGATGGCGTTCAACCTGATTCCGGTGCCGCCGCTGGACGGCGGAGGCATCATCGCGCCGTTCTTGTCGTCCAACGGGCAACGGATACTCGAATCCATCGGCCCGTTTGGCATCATCATTGCCATTATCGCGGCGAACCATCTTCTGCCGGGACCGATGCACGCCATGTCGAATGCGATTTTGATGTTTGCATTTTGGGGACAAGTGTGA
- the valS gene encoding valine--tRNA ligase, whose amino-acid sequence MELPKKYEPRAIEDRWIAWWKANRTYAWDPARGRNETFVVDTPPPTVSGSLHVGHMFSYSHQDFIVRHQRMRGKNIFFPIGWDDNGLPTERRVQNLYNVKCEPHIHFDPNLKFERGRKGDPQPISRPNFIALCETVTKEDEEAFRRLWTRLGLSYDWEQEYATIDRHCRRTSQYSFLDMVRQGEIYQAETPVMWDVDFQTAIAQAEIVDKELPSAFHYLRFGIENGDRDHVVIATTRPELLGACVAVLAHPEDDRYRSLFGKRAITPLFHVPVPIMPDPQAQPDKGTGIVMVCTFGDQTDVEWWQTFKLPLRQILGRDGRLMPVTFGADGWESLNPEAANAVYAQLAGMPAKKAQKRTIEIAEELGGVLDRPSEPLTHAVKFFEKGDRPLELIPTRQWYARILDKKSELIAQGRKIQWHPDFMGLRYEHWVEGLNQDWCLSRQRYFGVPIPVWYPVDADGRTAYDKPIFPEATRLPIDPLDDVPDGYDESQRDQPNGFTGDPDVLDTWATSSLSPQVATHWVDDKERHAKLFPMDIRPQSHEIIRTWAFYTIVKAYVHEREVPWKNVVISGWILDPDRKKMSKSHGNVVTPEPLLDEFGADSVRYWAARARLGVDTAYDEQVFKVGKRLATKLFNASKFAVMQFSAIDASLLGVDEIVNETDRAFIAELRPLIERATAAFDAFDYAQALMLTEEFFWGTFCDNYLEIVKPRTYDEGLPQGRLSGASALRLMHRAMVRMLAPYLPYLAEEVWHWCYNTDTDMNESVHRSPWPTLDEFAAIPAPRNPDTHAATVAVLDAVRKAKAEANLSMKAGVKQVIVTGDSKTLEAVHATSEDISRMLQIADIQFREGKPEIGLVSVETRLGE is encoded by the coding sequence ATGGAACTGCCAAAGAAGTATGAGCCAAGGGCAATCGAGGATCGCTGGATCGCCTGGTGGAAGGCGAACCGGACGTATGCGTGGGATCCCGCGCGCGGACGCAACGAGACGTTCGTGGTGGACACGCCGCCGCCGACGGTAAGCGGTTCGCTGCACGTCGGCCACATGTTCAGTTACTCCCACCAGGACTTTATCGTTCGGCACCAGCGCATGCGCGGAAAAAATATCTTCTTCCCCATCGGTTGGGACGACAACGGCCTGCCGACGGAACGGCGCGTGCAAAACCTTTACAATGTGAAATGCGAGCCGCATATCCATTTTGATCCGAACCTGAAATTCGAGCGTGGTCGCAAGGGTGATCCGCAGCCGATCAGCCGCCCGAATTTCATCGCGCTGTGCGAAACGGTCACCAAGGAAGACGAGGAAGCCTTCCGACGATTGTGGACGCGCCTCGGCCTCTCGTACGATTGGGAGCAGGAATATGCGACGATTGACCGGCATTGCCGGCGCACGTCGCAATACAGCTTCCTCGACATGGTGCGGCAGGGCGAAATCTACCAGGCCGAAACGCCGGTCATGTGGGACGTGGATTTTCAGACTGCCATCGCGCAGGCCGAAATTGTGGACAAGGAACTGCCCAGCGCTTTCCATTACCTGCGCTTCGGCATCGAGAACGGCGACCGAGACCATGTCGTCATCGCGACGACGCGGCCGGAACTGCTCGGAGCGTGCGTGGCGGTGCTGGCGCATCCCGAAGACGATCGGTATCGGTCTTTGTTCGGCAAACGCGCAATTACGCCGCTGTTTCATGTGCCCGTTCCGATCATGCCCGATCCGCAGGCACAACCGGACAAGGGCACGGGAATCGTGATGGTGTGCACCTTCGGCGATCAAACGGACGTCGAGTGGTGGCAGACGTTCAAGTTGCCGCTACGCCAGATCCTGGGACGCGACGGACGGTTGATGCCCGTGACCTTCGGCGCGGACGGCTGGGAAAGCCTGAACCCCGAAGCGGCGAACGCGGTTTATGCGCAACTGGCCGGCATGCCTGCGAAGAAGGCGCAGAAACGGACCATCGAGATCGCCGAGGAATTGGGCGGCGTGCTTGATCGTCCGAGCGAACCGCTCACGCACGCCGTGAAGTTCTTTGAAAAGGGCGACCGGCCCCTCGAACTCATTCCGACGCGGCAATGGTATGCGCGCATCCTCGACAAGAAATCGGAACTGATCGCACAGGGCCGCAAGATTCAATGGCACCCGGATTTCATGGGCCTGCGCTATGAGCATTGGGTGGAAGGACTCAACCAGGATTGGTGCCTGAGCCGCCAGCGGTACTTCGGCGTGCCGATTCCCGTGTGGTATCCCGTGGACGCGGATGGCCGCACCGCATACGACAAGCCGATCTTTCCAGAGGCCACGCGGCTGCCGATCGATCCGCTCGACGATGTGCCCGACGGGTATGACGAATCGCAACGCGACCAGCCGAACGGGTTCACCGGCGATCCCGACGTGCTCGATACATGGGCGACGAGTTCGCTGTCGCCGCAGGTCGCCACGCACTGGGTGGATGACAAGGAGCGCCACGCGAAACTGTTTCCGATGGACATCCGTCCCCAAAGCCACGAAATCATCCGCACATGGGCGTTCTACACCATCGTGAAGGCCTACGTCCACGAGCGTGAAGTGCCGTGGAAAAACGTCGTCATCAGCGGCTGGATTCTCGATCCCGACCGCAAGAAGATGTCCAAGAGCCACGGAAACGTCGTCACGCCCGAACCGCTGCTCGATGAATTCGGCGCGGACAGCGTCCGCTACTGGGCGGCGCGCGCGCGGCTCGGCGTGGACACCGCCTACGACGAGCAGGTCTTCAAGGTCGGCAAGCGGCTTGCCACGAAACTGTTCAACGCGAGCAAGTTCGCCGTCATGCAGTTCTCGGCTATAGACGCATCCCTGCTTGGCGTGGACGAAATCGTGAACGAGACCGACCGGGCGTTCATCGCCGAACTGCGCCCGCTTATCGAGCGCGCGACGGCGGCTTTCGACGCGTTCGACTATGCACAGGCGCTCATGCTGACCGAAGAATTCTTCTGGGGAACCTTCTGCGACAATTACCTCGAGATCGTCAAACCGCGCACGTACGACGAGGGACTGCCCCAGGGGCGTCTGTCCGGTGCGTCGGCGCTGCGGTTGATGCACCGCGCGATGGTGCGCATGCTCGCGCCGTATCTGCCGTACCTCGCGGAGGAAGTCTGGCACTGGTGCTACAACACGGACACGGACATGAACGAATCCGTCCACCGCAGCCCGTGGCCCACCCTCGACGAGTTCGCGGCGATCCCCGCGCCGAGAAACCCCGACACCCACGCCGCGACCGTCGCCGTGCTCGACGCCGTCCGCAAGGCCAAGGCCGAAGCCAATCTCAGCATGAAGGCAGGCGTCAAACAGGTCATCGTCACCGGCGACAGCAAGACGCTCGAAGCCGTCCATGCGACCTCCGAAGACATCAGCCGCATGCTCCAAATCGCCGACATCCAATTCCGCGAAGGCAAACCGGAAATTGGCTTGGTGAGCGTGGAAACAAGATTGGGCGAGTAA